One part of the Anopheles coustani chromosome 2, idAnoCousDA_361_x.2, whole genome shotgun sequence genome encodes these proteins:
- the LOC131265666 gene encoding tRNA (adenine(37)-N6)-methyltransferase isoform X2, translated as MHTKELRNALKMLEDFRCPGCQQDKRNEDDTSVTKEDIVSPEESCSFKPIGVIRTVFNEKRAVPRQANLASALLSRIDISSTVFNNPSHSLEGLESFSHIWIIYHFHRNPNHLKAKVAPPRLGGERVGVFSTRSPHRPCPIGLSLVQLDRVEDSKVYFFGTDMVDGTPVLDIKPYIPQYDVPVNMSEIEFYNSREAPDGEETSLLDNNPSGSSTQPMSSVSVPNWVLNSSVLDVVFNTNAESQLQALGIEKTSIIDVLKADPRSVYLRSKYGSQFYTFRLGEHTVTCKFNDQNSSVTVLQIRDVVNFQESADECTAAKE; from the exons ATGCATACGAAAGAGCTTCGGAATGCTCTAAAGATGCTGGAGGATTTTCGATGTCCCGGATGCCAGCAGGATAAGCGAAACGAAGATGACACCAGCGTG acAAAAGAGGATATCGTATCTCCGGAAGAAAGCTGTTCCTTCAAACCGATAGGCGTTATTCGAACTGTGTTCAACGAAAAGCGAGCTGTACCACGGCAGGCTAATTTAGCCTCAGCATTACTGAGTAGAATCGATATCTCGTCGACTGTTTTCAACAATCCTAGCCATTCACTTGAAGGGCTGGAAAGCTTTTCTCATATATGGATCATTTATCACTTCCATCGCAATCCGAATCATCTGAAGGCAAAAGTTGCACCACCGAGACTCGGCGGCGAACGAGTAGGTGTGTTCAGCACAAGATCGCCCCATCGACCCTGCCCGATAGGACTCTCGCTGGTGCAGCTGGACCGAGTCGAAGACTCCAAAGTGTACTTCTTCGGGACCGATATG GTTGACGGTACTCCTGTGTTAGACATCAAACCCTACATACCCCAATATGATGTGCCGGTAAACATGAgcgaaattgaattttacaaCTCACGGGAAGCGCCGGATGGAGAAGAAACGAGCTTATTGGATAACAACCCTTCCGGATCGAGCACCCAACCAATGTCTTCCGTGTCCGTCCCCAATTGGGTGTTGAATAGCAGCGTTTTGGATGTGGTCTTCAACACAAACGCCGAATCGCAGTTGCAAGCTTTAGGAATTGAAAAA ACTTCAATCATCGACGTACTTAAAGCAGATCCACGGTCGGTATATTTACGCAGCAAATATGGTTCACAGTTTTACACATTCCGCTTAGGCGAACACACCGTCACGTGCAAATTTAACGATCAAAATTCTAGTGTAACGGTTCTGCAAATCAGAGACGTGGTGAATTTTCAGGAAAGTGCTGATGAATGTACCGCAGCTAAGGAATAA
- the LOC131265666 gene encoding tRNA (adenine(37)-N6)-methyltransferase isoform X1, which translates to MSTSDVEFLKAQLATARSEMKNLRQQITNLQHMHTKELRNALKMLEDFRCPGCQQDKRNEDDTSVTKEDIVSPEESCSFKPIGVIRTVFNEKRAVPRQANLASALLSRIDISSTVFNNPSHSLEGLESFSHIWIIYHFHRNPNHLKAKVAPPRLGGERVGVFSTRSPHRPCPIGLSLVQLDRVEDSKVYFFGTDMVDGTPVLDIKPYIPQYDVPVNMSEIEFYNSREAPDGEETSLLDNNPSGSSTQPMSSVSVPNWVLNSSVLDVVFNTNAESQLQALGIEKTSIIDVLKADPRSVYLRSKYGSQFYTFRLGEHTVTCKFNDQNSSVTVLQIRDVVNFQESADECTAAKE; encoded by the exons ATGAGTACTTCGGACGTAGAATTTCTAAAGGCCCAATTAGCTACCGCAaggagtgaaatgaaaaacttaag GCAGCAAATCACTAACTTGCAGCACATGCATACGAAAGAGCTTCGGAATGCTCTAAAGATGCTGGAGGATTTTCGATGTCCCGGATGCCAGCAGGATAAGCGAAACGAAGATGACACCAGCGTG acAAAAGAGGATATCGTATCTCCGGAAGAAAGCTGTTCCTTCAAACCGATAGGCGTTATTCGAACTGTGTTCAACGAAAAGCGAGCTGTACCACGGCAGGCTAATTTAGCCTCAGCATTACTGAGTAGAATCGATATCTCGTCGACTGTTTTCAACAATCCTAGCCATTCACTTGAAGGGCTGGAAAGCTTTTCTCATATATGGATCATTTATCACTTCCATCGCAATCCGAATCATCTGAAGGCAAAAGTTGCACCACCGAGACTCGGCGGCGAACGAGTAGGTGTGTTCAGCACAAGATCGCCCCATCGACCCTGCCCGATAGGACTCTCGCTGGTGCAGCTGGACCGAGTCGAAGACTCCAAAGTGTACTTCTTCGGGACCGATATG GTTGACGGTACTCCTGTGTTAGACATCAAACCCTACATACCCCAATATGATGTGCCGGTAAACATGAgcgaaattgaattttacaaCTCACGGGAAGCGCCGGATGGAGAAGAAACGAGCTTATTGGATAACAACCCTTCCGGATCGAGCACCCAACCAATGTCTTCCGTGTCCGTCCCCAATTGGGTGTTGAATAGCAGCGTTTTGGATGTGGTCTTCAACACAAACGCCGAATCGCAGTTGCAAGCTTTAGGAATTGAAAAA ACTTCAATCATCGACGTACTTAAAGCAGATCCACGGTCGGTATATTTACGCAGCAAATATGGTTCACAGTTTTACACATTCCGCTTAGGCGAACACACCGTCACGTGCAAATTTAACGATCAAAATTCTAGTGTAACGGTTCTGCAAATCAGAGACGTGGTGAATTTTCAGGAAAGTGCTGATGAATGTACCGCAGCTAAGGAATAA
- the LOC131265669 gene encoding uncharacterized protein LOC131265669, with protein MDKIAKLIFLFSFAITMALVMGKQDDDPLRNLFMMKWGRAGLPNPPADSASVEYDVEYAGQPDPEMVGNPSLSIVKRSHSRQPVCEVLLNIVYVGNGTDGYEYRPNHYVTETCLGSYNNNYQNKCTETGLSCTQIRQKIYITRRKATPVDSQPTNCWEHVALKEIDAGCECMWPKEHIGDKHTFGLGK; from the exons ATGGATAAAATTGCAAAGCTT ATTTTTCTATTCTCGTTCGCCATCACAATGGCGCTTGTGATGGGCAAACAGGATGACGACCCGTTGAGAAACCTCTTCATGATGAAGTGGGGCCGGGCGGGACTTCCCAACCCACCGGCGGACAGTGCCAGCGTGGAGTATGACGTCGAGTATGCCGGTCAGCCGGATCCGGAAATGGTCGGCAATCCGTCGCTGTCGATCGTCAAACGGTCGCACAGCCGCCAGCCCGTCTGCGAGGTGCTGCTGAACATCGTGTACGTTGGCAACGGCACCGATGGGTACGAGTACCGACCGAACCACTACGTCACCGAGACCTGCCTCGGTTCGTACAACAACAACTACCAGAATAAG TGTACCGAGACGGGCCTGTCCTGTACCCAGATACGCCAGAAGATCTACATCACCCGACGTAAGGCGACTCCTGTCGACAGCCAGCCGACCAACTGCTGGGAGCACGTCGCCCTGAAGGAG ATTGACGCCGGCTGTGAGTGCATGTGGCCAAAGGAGCACATCGGGGACAAGCATACCTTCGGGCTGGGCAAATAA